The DNA window GTTCGCGGGGTGGTGGACAGCGCTGAACTGCCGCTGAATATTTCGCGTGAATTGCTGCAGGAAAGCCGCGATATTCGCGCAATTCGGGACGGTTGCACCAAACGTGTGCTTTCTTTGCTGGAAGATATGGCGGCCAGCGACGATGCGGCCCAGCGCGACAAGTACGCCCGGTTCTGGCAAGAGTTCGGTCAAGTGCTGAAAGAGGGCGTGGGCGAAGATTTCGCCAACCGTGAACGTTTGGCCAAGTTGCTGCGCTTCGCCTCGACGACCAGTGAGGGCGACGCGCAAACGGTGAGTCTGGCCGACTACGTCGCCCGCATGAAACCCGAGCAAACGGCCATCTACACCATCACCGCCGACAACCTGCGCACGGCCCGCTCCAGCCCGCAACTCGAAGTGTTCAAGCGCAAGGGTGTGGAAGTCCTCCTGCTCACTGATCGGGTTGACGAATGGATGCTCGGCAGTCTGACCGAGTTTGAGGGCAAGCCCCTGCAGTCCGTGGCCCGAGGTGGTGCCGACCTTGGTGCCTTGCAGGACGCCGAGGAAAAAAAACAGGCCGAGGAAGCCGCGCAAACCCACCAGGGTTTGCTGGCGCGCATGAAGACTGCCCTGCAAGGCATGGCGCAGGACGTGCGCATCAGCACCCGCTTGGTGGAGTCGCCGGCCTGCCTGGTGGCAGCTGACGGCGAGGTCAGCGGCCACTTGGCGCGGCTGCTGCGCCAGGCTGGACAGGCGGCGCCCAAATCCCTGCCGATTCTGGAAATCAACCCTGCGCATGCCTTGGTGCAGCGGCTTGAAGGCGAGATGGGGAAAACGGCAGCCGAGCAGGATGGCGTGGATCAACCCCAGGTCTTCGACGATCTGGCCCGCATCCTGTTCGACCAGGCTCTCCTGGCCGAGGGGGGAATGCCGGAGGATGCAGCCGCCTACGTCAGGCGGGTGAATGCATGGCTGGTGCGCTCGGTTTGAGCGCGCCATCACGCCCAAGCCCGGCCCGTCGCGCCGAGTGTGGCGGGCTGCTCCTGCGGCGAAGCTGAATGGGTCATGGCGAAGGCACGGACCTGATTCAGTGTTGGCCTAAGTCCGCATCGCTAAACTGGACTCCATCATCTTTCTCCGCTGCCGCCCTTGGCACCACAGGCAGCCACGACAACCCAGCATGAACGAGGCGAACGAGCAGCCATTGAACAAACATGCCGCCGGCTATTGGCGTTTCATGCGTGAGTTCGTCCGCAACCCGCGCCAGATTGGCGCCATCTGCCCCAGTTCCCCATTCCTGGCGAGGCGCATGGCAAGTCTGGTCCCCGGCGGGGATGGCGTGGTCGTCGAGCTTGGCCCCGGCGGCGGAGCCGTCACAGCCGCTTTGCTGAACCACGGCGTCTCGGCCCAGGACTTGGTCCTGGTCGAGCGCTCGGCGGCACTGTCGGTCCATCTCGCCAAGCGCTTCCCCGGTGTGCATCTCATTCAAGGCGATGCCATGCACCTGAGTCGCTTCGAGGTTTTGAGCCAGCCGGTGCG is part of the Thiomonas sp. X19 genome and encodes:
- a CDS encoding class I SAM-dependent methyltransferase produces the protein MNEANEQPLNKHAAGYWRFMREFVRNPRQIGAICPSSPFLARRMASLVPGGDGVVVELGPGGGAVTAALLNHGVSAQDLVLVERSAALSVHLAKRFPGVHLIQGDAMHLSRFEVLSQPVRAVVSSLPLRSLPRPVVRQILDQVALISGPGTVFIQFSYALRGSYQTMAHGFERDQAHLVWRNLPPARIEAFRFQPRNFQ